The Mastomys coucha isolate ucsf_1 unplaced genomic scaffold, UCSF_Mcou_1 pScaffold11, whole genome shotgun sequence genome includes a window with the following:
- the Krt8 gene encoding keratin, type II cytoskeletal 8, translating into MSIRVTQKSYKMSTSGPRAFSSRSFTSGPGARISSSSFSRVGSSSSSFRGSLGTGVGLGGFGGAGVGGITAVTVNQSLLSPLKLEVDPNIQAVRTQEKEQIKSLNNKFASFIDKVRFLEQQNKMLETKWSLLQQQKSSRSNMDNMFESYINNLRRQLEALGQEKLKLEAELGNMQGLVEDFKNKYEDEINKRTEMENDFVLIKKDVDEAYMNKVELESRLEGLTDEINFLRQIHEEEIRELQSQISDTSVVLSMDNSRSLDMDGIIAEVRAQYEDIANRSRAEAETMYQIKYEELQTLAGKHGDDLRRSKTEISEMNRNINRLQAEIEALKGQRATLEAAIADAEQRGEMAIKDANAKLTELEAALQRAKQDMARQLREYQELMNVKLALDIEIATYRKLLEGEESRLESGMQNLSIHTKTTSGYSGGLSSSYGGLTSPGFSYGMSSFQPSFSSVGGSSTFSRTKAVVVKKIETRDGKLVSESSDVVSK; encoded by the exons ATGTCCATCAGGGTGACTCAGAAATCCTACAAGATGTCCACCTCCGGTCCCCGGGCCTTCAGCAGCCGCTCGTTCACGAGTGGACCCGGCGCCCGCATCagctcttccagcttttcccgggtgggcagcagcagcagcagcttccgGGGAAGCCTGGGCACCGGCGTGGGTCTGGGCGGCTTTGGCGGGGCTGGTGTCGGGGGCATCACAGCGGTCACGGTGAACCAGAGCCTGCTGAGCCCCTTGAAGCTGGAGGTGGACCCCAACATCCAGGCTGTGCGCACTCAGGAGAAGGAGCAGATTAAGTCCCTGAACAATAAGTTCGCCTCCTTCATTGACAAG GTGCGCTTCCTGGAGCAGCAGAACAAGATGCTGGAGACCAAGTGGAGCCTCTTGCAGCAGCAGAAGTCATCGAGGAGCAACATGGACAACATGTTTGAGAGCTACATTAACAACCTCCGCCGGCAGCTGGAAGCCCTGGGCCAGGAGAAGCTAAAGCTGGAGGCGGAGCTTGGCAACATGCAGGGCCTGGTGGAGGACTTCAAGAATAA GTATGAGGATGAGATCAACAAGCGTACAGAGATGGAGAATGATTTTGTCCTCATCAAGAAG GATGTGGATGAAGCATACATGAACAAGGTGGAACTCGAGTCTCGCCTGGAAGGACTGACCGACGAGATTAACTTCCTCCGGCAGATCCATGAAGAG GAGATCCGTGAGCTGCAGTCTCAGATCTCAGACACGTCTGTGGTGCTGTCCATGGACAACAGCCGTTCCCTGGACATGGATGGCATCATCGCTGAAGTTCGTGCCCAGTATGAGGACATTGCCAACCGCAGCCGGGCTGAAGCTGAAACCATGTACCAGATTAAG TATGAGGAACTGCAGACCCTGGCTGGGAAGCATGGGGATGACCTGCGCCGCTCGAAGACGGAGATCTCCGAGATGAACCGCAACATCAACCGCCTGCAGGCAGAGATTGAGGCCCTCAAAGGCCAG AGGGCAACCCTGGAGGCGGCCATTGCTGATGCTGAGCAGCGTGGGGAGATGGCCATCAAGGATGCCAATGCCAAGCTGACTGAGCTGGAGGCTGCCCTGCAACGGGCCAAGCAGGACATGGCCAGGCAGCTGCGTGAGTACCAGGAGCTCATGAATGTCAAGCTGGCCCTGGACATCGAGATTGCCACCTACCGCAAGCTGCTGGAGGGCGAGGAGAGCAG GTTGGAGTCTGGGATGCAGAACTTGAGCATCCACACGAAGACCACCAGCGGCTACTCAG GAGGACTGAGCTCATCCTATGGGGGACTCACTAGCCCTGGCTTCAGCTATGGAATGAGCTCCTTCCAGCCCAGCTTCAGTTCTGTCGGGGGATCCAGCACTTTTAGCCGCACCAAGGCTGTGGTTGTGAAGAAGATCGAGACCCGAGATGGGAAGCTGGTGTCCGAGTCTTCTGATGTCGTGTCCAAGTGA